A single Rubrivivax gelatinosus IL144 DNA region contains:
- the nuoN gene encoding NADH-quinone oxidoreductase subunit NuoN: protein MQNLNPMNWLALQPEIWLLAAICVIAIVDLFISDPERRPTFWLTQLAVLVFSGIHFAAFDSGATTYAMGGQVVTDPMGHLLAFFAGVALLVTVAYARPTLGPREMQKGEFYVLAMLVLLGVSVMTSANSFLVVYLGLELMSLSLYALAALRRDHAVATEAAMKYFVLGALASGFLLYGMSMMYGATGSLEIPRVFEEISTNPNINREVLVFGVVFVVAGVAFKLGAAPFHMWVPDVYQGAPTSVTLLIGGAPKFAAFAITIRLLVEGMLGLAVDWQQMFIVLAVASLVVGNVVAIAQTNLKRMLAYSTIAQMGFILLGMSAGVVSGNTLSAGNAYSSAMFYVVAYVLTTLGTFGLIMVLSRQGFESEQIEDLAGLGRRSPWIAGVMSIFMFSLAGLPPMVGFYAKLAVLQALVSTNVEGYVWLAVFAVMMSLIGAYYYLRVVKVMYFDEPKLAGPVGQSSGVNALLAVNGLAVLVFGLLPGGLMAMCRDAIVKALTS, encoded by the coding sequence ATGCAGAACCTGAACCCGATGAACTGGCTCGCCCTCCAGCCCGAGATCTGGCTGCTGGCCGCGATCTGCGTGATCGCGATCGTCGATCTCTTCATCAGCGACCCCGAGCGCCGCCCGACCTTCTGGCTGACGCAGCTCGCGGTGCTGGTGTTCTCCGGCATCCACTTCGCTGCCTTCGACTCCGGCGCCACCACCTACGCGATGGGCGGCCAAGTCGTGACCGACCCGATGGGCCATCTGCTGGCCTTCTTCGCCGGCGTCGCGCTGCTGGTCACCGTGGCCTACGCGCGGCCGACGCTCGGCCCGCGCGAGATGCAGAAGGGCGAGTTCTACGTGCTCGCGATGCTGGTGCTGCTGGGCGTGTCGGTGATGACCTCGGCCAACAGCTTCCTCGTCGTCTATCTCGGCCTGGAACTGATGAGCCTGTCGCTGTACGCGCTGGCCGCGCTGCGCCGCGACCACGCCGTCGCCACCGAGGCGGCGATGAAGTACTTCGTGCTCGGCGCGCTGGCCAGCGGCTTCCTGCTGTACGGCATGTCGATGATGTACGGCGCCACCGGCTCGCTGGAGATCCCGCGCGTCTTCGAGGAGATCTCGACCAACCCGAACATCAACCGCGAGGTGCTGGTCTTCGGCGTCGTCTTCGTCGTCGCCGGCGTCGCCTTCAAGCTCGGCGCCGCGCCCTTCCACATGTGGGTGCCCGACGTCTACCAGGGCGCGCCGACCTCGGTGACGCTGCTGATCGGCGGTGCGCCCAAGTTCGCCGCCTTCGCGATCACGATCCGCCTGCTCGTCGAGGGCATGCTGGGCCTGGCGGTCGACTGGCAGCAGATGTTCATCGTGCTGGCCGTGGCCTCGCTGGTCGTCGGCAACGTCGTCGCCATCGCGCAGACCAACCTGAAGCGCATGCTGGCGTATTCGACGATCGCGCAGATGGGCTTCATCCTGCTCGGCATGTCCGCCGGTGTCGTCAGCGGCAACACGCTGTCGGCCGGCAACGCCTACAGCTCGGCGATGTTCTACGTCGTCGCCTACGTGCTGACGACGCTGGGCACCTTCGGCCTGATCATGGTGCTGTCGCGCCAGGGCTTCGAGAGCGAGCAGATCGAAGACCTCGCCGGCCTCGGCCGCCGCAGCCCGTGGATCGCCGGCGTGATGAGCATCTTCATGTTCTCGCTGGCCGGCCTGCCGCCGATGGTCGGCTTCTACGCCAAGCTGGCGGTGCTGCAGGCGCTGGTGTCGACCAACGTCGAAGGCTACGTCTGGCTGGCGGTGTTCGCGGTGATGATGTCGCTGATCGGCGCCTACTACTACCTGCGCGTCGTGAAGGTCATGTACTTCGACGAACCCAAGCTCGCCGGCCCGGTGGGCCAGAGCTCCGGCGTCAACGCGCTGCTGGCGGTCAACGGCCTGGCGGTGCTGGTCTTCGGCCTGCTGCCGGGCGGCCTGATGGCGATGTGCCGCGACGCCATCGTCAAGGCCCTCACCAGCTGA
- a CDS encoding NUDIX domain-containing protein: MNDETNDGHLRERRTGGRTLLEGGFLEVHRDDVVLPDGSAATREYIRHPGAVAVVPLLDDGRVVLVRQYRYPIARTIVEIPAGKRDAGESTLECARRELREETGFRAREWAFACEIHNAAAYSSESIWIYFARGLIGGEQKLDDGEFVEVMKLSEAELDALAMGDGLPDVKTRIGLHWLQRWRAGAWPLAWQPDPEDGEPA; encoded by the coding sequence ATGAACGACGAAACCAACGACGGCCACCTGCGCGAACGCCGCACCGGCGGACGCACGCTGCTCGAAGGCGGTTTCCTCGAAGTCCACCGCGACGACGTCGTGCTGCCCGACGGCAGCGCGGCGACACGCGAGTACATCCGCCACCCTGGCGCGGTGGCCGTCGTGCCGTTGCTCGACGACGGCCGCGTCGTGCTGGTGCGCCAGTACCGCTACCCGATCGCCCGCACGATCGTCGAGATCCCGGCCGGCAAACGCGACGCGGGCGAGAGCACGCTGGAGTGCGCGCGGCGCGAGCTGCGCGAGGAGACGGGTTTCCGCGCCCGCGAGTGGGCCTTCGCCTGCGAGATCCACAACGCCGCCGCCTATTCCAGCGAGAGCATCTGGATCTACTTCGCGCGCGGCCTGATCGGCGGCGAGCAGAAGCTCGACGACGGCGAGTTCGTCGAGGTCATGAAGCTCAGTGAAGCCGAGCTCGACGCGCTGGCGATGGGCGACGGCCTGCCTGACGTGAAGACGCGCATCGGCCTGCACTGGCTGCAGCGCTGGCGCGCTGGCGCCTGGCCGCTCGCGTGGCAGCCCGACCCGGAGGACGGCGAGCCCGCCTGA
- a CDS encoding DUF1178 family protein, whose translation MKVLDLRCANGHRFEGWFASDDDFMDQNGRGLVECPICGDHVVTRLPSAPRLNLSGAKEPPPEPPQAPKAPATDADLQAAWLGAVRQLLADTEDVGGRFAEEARRIHYGESENRGIRGQTTPEERQALSDEGIEVLTVPLPAALKGPLQ comes from the coding sequence ATGAAGGTGCTGGACCTGCGCTGCGCGAACGGCCATCGTTTCGAGGGCTGGTTCGCTTCCGACGACGACTTCATGGACCAGAACGGCCGCGGTCTTGTCGAGTGCCCGATCTGCGGCGACCACGTCGTCACGCGGCTGCCCAGCGCGCCGCGGCTGAACCTCTCCGGTGCCAAGGAGCCGCCGCCCGAGCCGCCCCAGGCGCCCAAGGCACCGGCGACCGACGCCGACCTGCAGGCCGCCTGGCTGGGCGCGGTGCGCCAGCTGCTGGCCGACACCGAGGACGTCGGCGGCCGTTTCGCCGAGGAGGCGCGGCGCATCCACTACGGCGAGAGCGAGAACCGCGGCATCCGCGGCCAGACCACGCCCGAGGAGCGCCAGGCGCTCAGCGACGAAGGCATCGAGGTGCTGACCGTGCCGCTGCCGGCGGCGCTGAAGGGGCCGCTGCAATAA
- a CDS encoding FAD-binding oxidoreductase, whose product MSDALLQTLREVVGAAQVLTDGDLSAYELDWRRRWRGRALAVVRPGSSAEVAAVVRACAAAGAAIVPQGGNTGLVGGGVPDNSGRQVLLSLQRLNRIRTIDAANLTLTAEAGCVLQAVQEAAAAQGLLFPLSLAAEGSCTIGGNLAANAGGTQVLRFGNARELCLGLEVVTATGEVWDGLSGLRKDNTGYDLRDLFVGSEGTLGIITAATLKLFPQPAAVTTALAACQSLDDCVALLNLARTRLGAGLTGFEVMGRFALELVAKHFPALPRPLPGAPWTVLLEQSDTDGEAAAQERFEALLGAALEDGIVGDAAVAANLSQSHAMWHLRESIPLAQAEEGLNIKHDIALPVSAIPRFCAATDAALAAAIPGVRLVCFGHLGDGNLHYNVQAPAGQDAKAFLAEREPAVNRIVYDAVMACGGSISAEHGIGQLKREELAERKSPVALAMMRAIKRALDPQNLLNPGRVL is encoded by the coding sequence ATGAGCGACGCTTTGCTGCAGACGCTGCGCGAGGTGGTCGGCGCAGCGCAGGTGCTGACCGACGGCGATCTCTCGGCCTACGAGCTCGACTGGCGCCGCCGCTGGCGCGGCCGTGCGCTGGCCGTCGTGCGCCCGGGCAGCAGCGCCGAAGTCGCGGCCGTCGTGCGCGCCTGCGCCGCGGCCGGCGCGGCTATCGTGCCGCAGGGCGGCAACACCGGCCTGGTCGGCGGCGGCGTGCCCGACAACAGCGGCCGGCAGGTGCTGCTGAGCCTGCAACGCCTGAACCGCATCCGCACGATCGACGCCGCCAACCTGACGCTGACCGCCGAAGCCGGCTGCGTGCTGCAGGCGGTGCAGGAAGCGGCGGCCGCGCAGGGCCTGCTGTTCCCGCTGAGCCTGGCGGCCGAAGGCAGCTGCACGATCGGCGGCAACCTCGCGGCCAACGCCGGCGGCACCCAGGTGCTGCGCTTCGGCAACGCGCGCGAGCTGTGCCTGGGGCTGGAGGTCGTCACCGCCACCGGCGAGGTCTGGGACGGCCTGTCGGGCCTGCGCAAGGACAACACCGGCTACGACCTGCGCGACCTCTTCGTCGGCAGCGAGGGCACGCTGGGCATCATCACCGCGGCGACGCTGAAGCTGTTCCCGCAGCCGGCGGCGGTGACGACGGCACTCGCCGCCTGCCAGAGCCTGGACGACTGCGTCGCGCTGCTGAATCTGGCGCGCACGCGGCTGGGCGCCGGGCTCACGGGCTTCGAGGTCATGGGCCGCTTCGCGCTGGAACTGGTGGCCAAACACTTCCCGGCACTGCCGCGGCCGCTGCCCGGTGCGCCGTGGACGGTGCTGCTGGAGCAGAGCGACACCGACGGCGAAGCCGCGGCGCAGGAGCGTTTCGAGGCCCTGCTGGGCGCGGCGCTGGAAGACGGCATCGTCGGCGACGCCGCGGTGGCCGCCAATCTGTCGCAATCCCACGCGATGTGGCATCTGCGCGAGTCGATCCCGCTGGCCCAGGCCGAGGAAGGGCTCAACATCAAGCACGACATCGCGCTGCCGGTGTCGGCCATTCCCCGCTTCTGCGCCGCCACCGACGCCGCGCTGGCCGCGGCGATTCCCGGCGTGCGGCTGGTGTGTTTCGGCCACCTGGGCGACGGCAACCTGCACTACAACGTGCAGGCGCCCGCGGGCCAGGACGCCAAGGCCTTCCTCGCCGAACGGGAGCCGGCGGTCAACCGCATCGTCTACGACGCGGTGATGGCCTGCGGCGGTTCGATCTCGGCCGAGCACGGCATCGGGCAGTTGAAGCGCGAGGAGCTCGCCGAACGCAAGTCGCCGGTGGCGCTGGCGATGATGCGCGCGATCAAGCGTGCGCTGGACCCGCAGAACCTGCTGAACCCCGGCCGCGTCCTCTGA
- a CDS encoding DUF2069 domain-containing protein: MVSPAVPDAAVRQTRALALASLIALIVQGLAWELWIAPTGSGTLALKVLPLVAAVPGMLRHRLYTFRWLSMALWLYVTEALVRSTSEHGAGQAMAVVELVLCIALFVFCSLYVRRRLRGVKAAA; encoded by the coding sequence ATGGTTTCCCCCGCTGTCCCCGACGCCGCCGTGCGGCAGACCCGCGCGCTGGCCCTGGCCTCGCTGATCGCCCTGATCGTGCAGGGCCTGGCCTGGGAGCTGTGGATCGCGCCCACCGGCAGCGGCACGCTGGCGCTGAAAGTGCTGCCGCTGGTGGCCGCCGTGCCCGGCATGCTGCGCCACCGGCTCTACACCTTCCGCTGGCTGAGCATGGCGCTGTGGCTCTACGTCACCGAGGCGCTGGTTCGTTCGACCAGCGAACACGGCGCCGGCCAGGCGATGGCCGTCGTCGAGCTGGTGCTGTGCATCGCTCTCTTCGTCTTCTGCTCACTGTACGTGCGCCGGCGGCTGCGCGGTGTGAAGGCGGCGGCATGA
- a CDS encoding YihY family inner membrane protein, giving the protein MTPPSAAAIGRRLRALWHDAAAALRQWPWLDTLRTLRQRFREDRLGLTAGSLTFTTLIALVPLVTVMLAIFTAFPIFAKFQIALEKYFLQALVPDTIARPVMRALTQFAAQANRAGSVGLLFLGATALALMLTIDRTLNAIWRVRQPRPIAQRVLVYWAALTLGPLVVGVSLSMTSYALSASRGLVGVLPGGVSAVLNLIEFGLLAAALAGLFRYVPNTTVRWPHAWAGALFVAVAFEFAKEGLAWYVDKVPVYSSVYGAFASLPILLLWIYLSWVIVLLGAVIAAYAPSLQMRVVRRPPTAGYRFELALVVLRELAAARHGPGHGLSLPTLSERLRADPLELEPVLELLTAFDWVARLDEGGTARHVLLCDAEATPALPLLDALLLAPGATVDGLRERLRLRELTLAELLR; this is encoded by the coding sequence ATGACTCCCCCTTCGGCCGCTGCGATCGGCCGCCGTTTGCGTGCCCTGTGGCACGACGCCGCCGCCGCCCTGCGCCAATGGCCCTGGCTGGACACGCTGCGCACGCTGCGCCAGCGTTTCCGCGAAGACCGCCTGGGCCTCACCGCCGGCAGCCTGACCTTCACGACGCTGATCGCGCTGGTGCCGCTGGTCACGGTGATGCTGGCCATCTTCACCGCCTTCCCGATCTTCGCCAAGTTCCAGATCGCGCTGGAGAAGTACTTCCTGCAGGCGCTGGTGCCGGACACGATCGCCCGCCCGGTGATGCGCGCGCTGACGCAGTTCGCCGCCCAGGCCAACCGCGCCGGCTCGGTGGGCCTGCTGTTCCTGGGCGCCACGGCGCTGGCGCTGATGCTGACCATCGACCGCACGCTCAACGCGATCTGGCGCGTGCGCCAGCCGCGGCCGATCGCCCAGCGGGTGCTCGTCTACTGGGCGGCGCTGACGCTGGGGCCGCTGGTCGTCGGCGTCAGCCTGTCGATGACGTCCTACGCGCTGTCGGCCTCGCGCGGGCTGGTCGGCGTGCTGCCCGGCGGCGTCAGCGCGGTGCTCAACCTCATCGAGTTCGGCCTGCTGGCCGCGGCGCTGGCCGGCCTGTTCCGCTACGTGCCGAACACCACGGTGCGCTGGCCGCACGCCTGGGCCGGCGCGCTGTTCGTCGCCGTCGCCTTCGAGTTCGCCAAGGAAGGCCTGGCCTGGTACGTCGACAAGGTGCCGGTGTACTCCTCGGTCTACGGCGCCTTCGCCTCGCTGCCGATCCTGCTGCTGTGGATCTACCTGAGCTGGGTCATCGTGCTGCTCGGCGCGGTCATCGCGGCCTATGCGCCCAGCCTGCAGATGCGCGTCGTGCGCCGGCCGCCGACGGCCGGCTACCGCTTCGAGCTGGCGCTGGTGGTGCTGCGCGAACTGGCCGCCGCGCGCCACGGGCCGGGCCACGGGCTGTCGCTGCCGACCTTGTCCGAGCGCCTGCGGGCCGACCCGCTGGAGCTCGAGCCGGTGCTGGAACTGCTGACCGCCTTCGACTGGGTCGCCCGGCTCGACGAAGGCGGTACCGCGCGCCACGTACTGCTCTGCGATGCCGAGGCCACGCCGGCGCTGCCGCTGTTGGACGCCTTGCTGCTGGCCCCCGGCGCGACGGTCGACGGGCTGCGTGAACGCCTGCGCCTGCGCGAGCTGACGCTGGCCGAACTGCTGCGCTGA
- a CDS encoding ExeM/NucH family extracellular endonuclease, which translates to MHKQASAIAAAVAALLASTPASAGVVISQIYGGNGNAFASDYVELFNNGRSAVDLSGWSVQYASATGTGSFAGNGVTPLAGTLQPGRWYLVQLKSTSGNVLPTPDAIGNSELSASNGKVALLDTATGLACNGGSTACSAEQQAHFVDLVGYGSANFYKGSGAAPAASSSSALLRKAGGCTDSGNNASDFVTGTPAPRNSATAAVPCSGSGGNDGGTVAFRRIYEIQGSGDQSPLVGQTVTTSGVVTKLTNNGFFLQDASGDGNPATSDGIFVFTSSAPTVSAGQLVQLTGKVAEFAAGSGSVTQLTTPSAITLLGSGSITPLPITLPVAGGLERYEGMLVTLAGPLTVDQNYFQARYGQLTLSAGGRLETPTNRYRPGAQAQALAADNAARRIVLEDGSSAQNVNPTPFTGPTGALRAGDLIGSITGVIDYGLSTSTSGAGAPSDYRILPLDKSALRYTTANPRPAAPALGGNVKVASFNVLNYFTTFTNGATASGQTGQGCSQGGTVSASNCRGADSLAEFQRQRAKIVEALAALDADVVGLMEIQNNGAVAVQNLVDALNQRVGSGVYAAVPEPAAGTGSDAIKVAMIYKPSRLTRIGAPASDTAAVNSRPPLAQTFAPANGERFTVVVNHLKSKSSCPAAGDANAPGNVDSGDGQGCWNALRVSQADQLRRFVAQLQTASGSNDVLLVGDFNAYAQEDPVYQLTGSGYVDEVGRFDGFGYSYVFDGAAGRLDQALSTGTLSPKVAGAAHWHINADESLAQDYNLEFKQPACASCAPDPYAQTPYRSSDHDPVLVGLNLVKTITASPTSSSVTGTPGDDVIVSGAGRRTLTGGGGRDTFVFSAGFAGGATITDFTPGDDRISFAELLRSLRVPSTDPIGQGYLGCSASGADALLTIDPDAAGPAAARPMVLVKGRSCAELLKASNFLF; encoded by the coding sequence ATGCACAAGCAGGCTTCGGCCATCGCGGCGGCCGTCGCGGCCTTGCTGGCGTCGACGCCGGCGTCCGCCGGCGTCGTGATCAGCCAGATCTACGGCGGCAACGGCAACGCGTTCGCGAGCGACTACGTCGAGCTGTTCAACAACGGCCGCAGCGCGGTCGACCTGAGCGGCTGGTCGGTCCAGTACGCCAGCGCCACCGGCACCGGCAGCTTCGCCGGCAACGGCGTGACGCCGCTCGCCGGCACGCTGCAGCCCGGGCGCTGGTACCTGGTACAGCTGAAGTCGACCTCGGGCAACGTGCTGCCGACACCGGACGCCATCGGCAACTCCGAGCTGTCTGCCAGCAACGGCAAGGTCGCGCTGCTCGACACCGCCACCGGCCTGGCCTGCAACGGCGGCTCCACCGCCTGCAGCGCCGAGCAGCAGGCGCATTTCGTCGACCTCGTCGGCTACGGCAGCGCCAACTTCTACAAAGGCAGCGGCGCCGCGCCGGCGGCCAGCAGCAGCAGCGCGCTGCTGCGCAAGGCCGGCGGCTGCACCGACAGCGGCAACAACGCCAGCGATTTCGTCACCGGCACGCCGGCACCGCGCAACAGCGCGACGGCGGCGGTGCCCTGTTCCGGCAGCGGCGGCAACGACGGCGGCACGGTCGCCTTCCGCCGCATCTACGAGATCCAGGGCAGCGGCGATCAGAGCCCGCTCGTCGGCCAGACGGTCACGACCTCGGGCGTCGTCACCAAGCTGACGAACAACGGCTTCTTCCTGCAGGACGCCAGCGGCGACGGCAACCCCGCCACCTCCGACGGCATCTTCGTCTTCACCAGCAGCGCGCCGACGGTTTCCGCCGGCCAGCTGGTGCAACTGACCGGCAAGGTCGCCGAGTTCGCCGCCGGCAGCGGCAGCGTCACCCAGCTCACCACGCCCAGCGCGATCACCTTGCTCGGCAGCGGCAGCATCACGCCGCTGCCGATCACGCTGCCGGTCGCCGGCGGCCTGGAGCGCTACGAAGGCATGCTGGTCACGCTGGCCGGCCCGCTGACGGTGGACCAGAACTACTTCCAGGCGCGCTACGGCCAGCTGACGCTGTCGGCCGGCGGCCGGCTGGAGACGCCGACCAACCGCTACCGCCCCGGCGCGCAGGCCCAGGCGCTGGCCGCCGACAACGCCGCGCGCCGCATCGTGCTCGAAGACGGCAGCTCGGCGCAGAACGTCAACCCGACGCCGTTCACCGGCCCGACCGGCGCGCTGCGCGCCGGCGACCTGATCGGCTCGATCACCGGCGTCATCGACTACGGCCTGTCGACCTCGACCAGCGGCGCCGGCGCTCCCAGCGACTACCGCATCCTGCCGCTGGACAAGAGCGCGCTGCGCTACACGACGGCCAACCCGCGTCCGGCGGCGCCGGCGCTCGGCGGCAACGTCAAGGTGGCCAGCTTCAACGTGCTGAACTACTTCACCACCTTCACCAACGGCGCCACCGCCAGCGGCCAGACCGGCCAGGGCTGCAGCCAGGGCGGCACGGTCTCGGCATCCAACTGCCGCGGCGCCGACAGCCTGGCCGAGTTCCAGCGCCAGCGCGCCAAGATCGTCGAGGCGCTGGCCGCGCTCGACGCCGACGTCGTCGGCCTGATGGAGATCCAGAACAACGGCGCGGTCGCGGTGCAGAACCTCGTCGACGCGCTGAACCAGCGTGTCGGCAGCGGCGTCTACGCCGCGGTGCCCGAGCCGGCCGCCGGCACCGGCAGCGACGCGATCAAGGTGGCGATGATCTACAAGCCTTCGCGCCTGACGCGCATCGGTGCGCCGGCCAGCGACACCGCGGCGGTCAACAGCCGCCCGCCGCTGGCGCAGACCTTCGCGCCGGCCAACGGCGAGCGTTTCACCGTCGTCGTCAACCACCTGAAGAGCAAGAGCAGCTGCCCGGCGGCCGGCGACGCCAACGCGCCGGGCAACGTCGACAGCGGCGACGGCCAGGGCTGCTGGAACGCGCTGCGGGTTTCGCAGGCCGACCAGCTGCGCCGCTTCGTCGCCCAGCTCCAGACCGCCAGCGGCAGCAACGACGTGCTGCTGGTCGGCGACTTCAACGCCTACGCCCAGGAGGATCCGGTCTACCAGCTCACCGGCAGCGGCTACGTCGACGAGGTCGGGCGTTTCGACGGCTTCGGTTACTCCTACGTCTTCGACGGCGCCGCCGGCCGCCTGGACCAGGCGCTGTCCACCGGCACGCTGTCGCCCAAGGTGGCCGGCGCGGCGCACTGGCACATCAACGCCGACGAGTCGCTGGCCCAGGACTACAACCTGGAGTTCAAGCAGCCGGCCTGCGCCAGCTGCGCGCCCGATCCCTACGCGCAGACGCCGTACCGCTCGTCGGACCACGATCCGGTGCTGGTCGGCCTGAACCTGGTGAAGACGATTACCGCGTCGCCGACCAGCAGCAGCGTCACCGGCACGCCCGGCGACGACGTCATCGTCAGCGGCGCCGGCCGGCGCACGCTGACCGGCGGCGGCGGCCGCGACACCTTCGTCTTCAGCGCCGGTTTCGCCGGCGGCGCGACGATCACCGACTTCACGCCGGGCGACGACCGCATCTCCTTCGCCGAGCTGCTGCGCAGCCTGCGCGTGCCGTCCACCGACCCGATCGGCCAGGGCTACCTGGGCTGCTCGGCCTCGGGCGCCGACGCGCTGCTGACGATCGACCCCGACGCCGCCGGCCCGGCCGCCGCGCGCCCGATGGTGCTGGTCAAGGGCCGCTCGTGTGCCGAGCTGCTGAAGGCCTCGAACTTCCTCTTCTGA
- a CDS encoding PEP-CTERM sorting domain-containing protein, whose amino-acid sequence MTRQLLSAVALAATLFAGLAAPAQAALYRIDGAVDSGSLIGSAFSGSFGFDDPAAGFDGSVELSSFTLDFAGHRYTLDTVDAGSLPVAWFSGGDLLGVDVSFALADPLLQPLLQLVAGFGSASEALLAYDTTGGGTEGYGSVAFTAVTQDVPEPASAALVMAALAAAGLARRRRRVA is encoded by the coding sequence ATGACCCGCCAACTCTTGTCCGCCGTGGCGCTCGCCGCCACGCTGTTCGCCGGACTGGCCGCGCCCGCGCAGGCCGCGCTTTACCGCATCGACGGCGCCGTCGACTCGGGCTCGCTGATCGGCAGTGCCTTCAGCGGCAGCTTCGGCTTCGACGACCCGGCGGCCGGCTTCGACGGCAGCGTCGAACTTTCCAGCTTCACGCTGGATTTCGCCGGCCACCGCTACACGCTGGACACGGTCGACGCCGGCAGCCTGCCGGTCGCCTGGTTCTCGGGTGGCGATCTGCTCGGCGTCGACGTCTCGTTCGCCTTGGCCGACCCGCTGCTGCAGCCGCTGCTGCAGCTGGTGGCCGGCTTCGGCTCGGCCAGCGAGGCCTTGCTCGCCTACGACACCACCGGTGGCGGCACCGAGGGCTACGGCAGCGTCGCCTTCACCGCGGTGACGCAGGACGTGCCGGAGCCGGCCAGCGCGGCGCTGGTGATGGCCGCGCTGGCCGCGGCGGGGCTGGCGCGCCGCCGCCGCCGCGTCGCCTGA
- a CDS encoding DctP family TRAP transporter solute-binding subunit, which translates to MKRTFLKFTLAACALAAAGVANAQAPLPAGYKAEYRMSLVLGPAFPWGQGGEIWAKLVRERTQGRINIKLYPGTALVQGDQTREFAAIRQGVIDLAIGSTINWSPQIKQLNLFSLPFLLPDYKALDALTQGEVGKQLFQVIDKAGALPLAWGENGYREISNSKHAIKSPADLKGLKIRVVGSPLFLDTFTALGANPTQMSWADAQPALASGAVDGQENPLSIFTAAKLHTVGQKHLTLWGYVADPLIFVVNKDVWKSWTPADQAIVRQAAIDAGKEETAIARKGLVEADHPLLKEIGGHGVTVTQLTPAEREAFVKATRPVYDKWKAQIGADLVGAAEKAIAARK; encoded by the coding sequence ATGAAGCGCACGTTCCTGAAGTTCACGCTCGCCGCCTGCGCGCTGGCCGCCGCCGGCGTCGCCAACGCCCAGGCGCCGCTGCCCGCCGGCTACAAGGCCGAGTACCGCATGAGCCTGGTGCTGGGCCCGGCCTTCCCCTGGGGCCAGGGCGGCGAGATCTGGGCCAAGCTCGTGCGCGAGCGCACGCAGGGCCGCATCAACATCAAGCTCTACCCGGGCACGGCGCTCGTGCAGGGCGACCAGACGCGCGAGTTCGCCGCGATCCGCCAGGGCGTCATCGACCTGGCGATCGGCTCGACGATCAACTGGTCGCCGCAGATCAAGCAGCTCAACCTGTTCTCGCTGCCTTTCCTGCTGCCCGACTACAAGGCGCTGGACGCGCTGACGCAGGGCGAGGTCGGCAAGCAGTTGTTCCAGGTGATCGACAAGGCCGGCGCGCTGCCGCTGGCCTGGGGCGAGAACGGCTACCGCGAGATCAGCAACAGCAAGCATGCGATCAAGTCGCCGGCCGACCTGAAGGGCCTGAAGATCCGCGTCGTCGGTTCGCCGCTGTTCCTGGACACCTTCACCGCGCTGGGCGCCAACCCGACGCAGATGAGCTGGGCCGACGCCCAGCCGGCGCTGGCTTCGGGCGCCGTCGACGGCCAGGAGAACCCGCTGTCGATCTTCACCGCGGCCAAGCTGCACACCGTCGGCCAGAAGCATCTGACGCTCTGGGGCTACGTCGCCGATCCGCTGATCTTCGTCGTCAACAAGGACGTCTGGAAGAGCTGGACGCCGGCCGACCAGGCCATCGTGCGCCAGGCGGCGATCGACGCCGGCAAGGAAGAAACGGCGATCGCGCGCAAGGGGCTGGTCGAGGCCGATCACCCGCTGCTCAAGGAGATCGGCGGCCACGGCGTCACGGTGACGCAGCTGACGCCGGCCGAACGCGAGGCCTTCGTCAAGGCCACGCGCCCGGTCTACGACAAGTGGAAGGCGCAGATCGGCGCCGATCTCGTCGGCGCCGCCGAGAAGGCGATCGCGGCGCGCAAGTAA